A genomic window from Zalophus californianus isolate mZalCal1 chromosome 13, mZalCal1.pri.v2, whole genome shotgun sequence includes:
- the GLIPR2 gene encoding Golgi-associated plant pathogenesis-related protein 1 isoform X2, which translates to MGKSASKQFNNEVLKAHNEYRQQHGVPPLKLCKKLNREAQQTLHSHGVEEYKEDGRGEGICK; encoded by the exons ATGGGCAAGTCAG CTTCCAAGCAGTTTAATAATGAGGTCCTGAAAGCCCACAATGAGTACCGGCAGCAGCATGGCGTCCCCCCACTGAAGCTCTGCAAGAAGCTCAACCGGGAGGCTCAGCA gacACTTCACAGCCATGGTGTGGAAGAATACAAAGAAGATGGGCGTGGGGAAGGCATCTGCAAGTGA
- the GLIPR2 gene encoding Golgi-associated plant pathogenesis-related protein 1 isoform X1, with translation MGKSASKQFNNEVLKAHNEYRQQHGVPPLKLCKKLNREAQQYSEALASTRILKHSPESSRGQCGENLAWASYDQTGKEVADRWYSEINNYNFQQPGFTSGTGHFTAMVWKNTKKMGVGKASASDGSSFVVARYFPAGNVVNQGFFEENVLPPKK, from the exons ATGGGCAAGTCAG CTTCCAAGCAGTTTAATAATGAGGTCCTGAAAGCCCACAATGAGTACCGGCAGCAGCATGGCGTCCCCCCACTGAAGCTCTGCAAGAAGCTCAACCGGGAGGCTCAGCA GTATTCAGAGGCCCTGGCCAGCACAAGGATCCTCAAGCACAGCCCGGAGTCCAGTCGTGGCCAGTGTGGAGAGAACCTGGCATGGGCCTCCTATGATCAGACAG GAAAGGAGGTGGCTGATCGATGGTACAGTGAAATCAATAACTACAACTTCCAGCAGCCTGGCTTCACCTCTGGGACTG gacACTTCACAGCCATGGTGTGGAAGAATACAAAGAAGATGGGCGTGGGGAAGGCATCTGCAAGTGACGGGTCTTCCTTCGTGGTGGCCCGATACTTCCCAGCGGGGAATGTCGTCAACCAGGGCTTCTTCGAAGAAAATGTCCTGCCTCCAAAGAAGTAA
- the CCIN gene encoding calicin: MKLEFTEKNYNSFVLQNLNKQRKRKEYWDMALTVDHHVFFAHRNVLAAVSPLVKSLISSNDMKTTDELFITIDPNYLSPATVDQLLDYFYSGKVVISEQNVEELLRGAQYFNTPRLRIHCNDFLIKSIRRANCLRYLFLAELFELKEVSDLAYSGIRDNFHYWASPEGCMHFMRCPPVIFGRLLRDENLHVLNEDQALSALINWVYFRKDEREKYFKKFFNYINLNAVSNKTLMFASNKLMGMENSSAHATLIESVLMDRKQERPSSLLSYQRKGALLDSVVILGGQKAHGKFNDGVFAYIIQENLWLKLSEMPYRAAALSATSAGRYIYISGGTTEQISGLKTAWRYDMDDNSWTKLPDLPIGLVFHTMVTCGGTVYSVGGSIAPRRYVSNIYRYDERKEAWCLAGKMSIPMDGTAVITKGDRNLYIVTGRCLVKGYISRVGVVDCFDTNTGDVVQCITFPIEFNHRPLLSFHQDNILCVHSHRQSVEINLQKIKANKTTTSVPLLPNNCPLDVSHAICSIGESRVFVCGGVTAASDVQTKDYTINPNAYLLDQKTGEWKTLAPPPEALDCPACCLAKLPCKILQRI, encoded by the coding sequence ATGAAATTGGAATTCACGGAGAAAAACTACAACAGCTTTGTGCTGCAGAACCTGAACAAACAGAGGAAACGCAAAGAGTACTGGGACATGGCCCTGACTGTGGACCACCATGTTTTCTTTGCACATCGCAACGTGCTGGCTGCTGTCTCCCCACTGGTGAAGAGCCTCATCTCCAGCAATGACATGAAGACCACCGATGAGCTCTTTATCACCATTGACCCCAACTACCTGAGTCCGGCCACGGTAGATCAGCTCCTGGACTACTTCTACAGTGGCAAGGTGGTGATCTCAGAGCAGAACGTGGAGGAGCTCCTTCGCGGGGCCCAGTATTTCAACACACCACGCCTTCGAATCCACTGTAACGACTTCCTGATTAAGTCCATCCGCCGTGCGAACTGCTTGCGCTACCTCTTCTTGGCTGAGTTGTTTGAGCTCAAAGAAGTATCAGACTTGGCCTACTCTGGCATTCGTGACAACTTCCACTACTGGGCCAGTCCTGAGGGCTGTATGCACTTCATGCGCTGTCCACCTGTCATCTTTGGCCGCCTGCTCCGAGATGAAAACTTGCATGTGCTCAACGAGGACCAGGCTCTCAGTGCACTCATCAATTGGGTGTACTTCAGGAAGGATGAGCGGGAGAAGTATTTCAAGAAGTTCTTCAACTACATCAATCTTAATGCCGTCTCCAACAAGACACTGATGTTTGCCAGCAACAAGTTGATGGGCATGGAGAACAGCTCAGCCCATGCAACCCTGATTGAGAGTGTCCTCATGGACCGTAAGCAGGAGAGGCCATCCAGCTTGTTGAGCTACCAGCGGAAAGGGGCCCTGCTTGATTCGGTGGTCATCCTGGGTGGCCAAAAGGCCCATGGCAAGTTCAATGATGGAGTGTTTGCCTACATCATCCAGGAGAACCTGTGGCTGAAGCTGTCAGAGATGCCCTATCGGGCGGCAGCACTTAGTGCCACCTCTGCTGGTCGCTACATCTACATCTCTGGTGGTACTACTGAGCAGATTTCCGGGCTGAAGACGGCTTGGCGGTATGACATGGATGACAACTCCTGGACCAAGTTGCCAGACCTGCCGATCGGGCTTGTCTTCCACACCATGGTGACCTGCGGGGGGACAGTGTACTCAGTGGGTGGAAGCATTGCTCCAAGGCGGTATGTCTCCAACATCTATCGCTATGATGAGCGCAAGGAGGCCTGGTGCCTGGCAGGGAAGATGAGCATCCCTATGGATGGCACAGCCGTGATCACCAAGGGTGACCGGAACCTGTACATTGTCACAGGGCGGTGCTTGGTGAAAGGCTATATTTCCCGGGTTGGAGTGGTGGACTGCTTTGACACCAACACTGGGGATGTGGTCCAGTGTATCACCTTCCCCATTGAGTTCAACCACCGGCCCCTGCTCTCTTTCCATCAGGACAACATCCTCTGTGTGCACAGCCACCGGCAGAGTGTGGAAATCAACCTGCAGAAGATAAAGGCCAACAAGACGACCACCTCGGTGCCTCTCTTGCCCAACAACTGCCCCTTAGATGTGTCCCATGCTATATGCTCCATTGGAGAGAGCAGAGTGTTCGTATGTGGGGGTGTCACCGCAGCCAGCGACGTCCAGACGAAGGACTACACCATCAACCCAAACGCCTACTTGTTGGACCAAAAGACAGGCGAGTGGAAGACCCTGGCCCCCCCACCAGAGGCACTGGACTGTCCTGCCTGCTGTCTAGCCAAGCTACCTTGCAAGATTCTTCAAAGGatttaa